ATTGGCATGGTATGATCCTTCTGTGAGGATTGTGCCAACGTGCCATCTTCTTCGAAGTTCAGTGAAAAATCCTGCCATTCATGAAAAGGCCTCCGCCGGACGCCGATGCGTCATGGGGGGCCGTCGAAGCCATAGTTGCCCTTGGCACTGGGGCCGACATCGCCGTACCCGTGGCCACGGAATTTCTGCGTGCCGCGATCACCGTAATTGGGCCCGCAGGCCGCCAGCAGAAGCATGCCGGCCAGGGCCAGCACCGAAACCGTCTTCCCTGTATTGGTCGTCATCGACATATCCTTTCGCACCGGCGGTGCGCCCACCACAGAGGCGGGCACATCCGGGCCGGGCGCGGTCTGGTTTCGAGGGTTTTTGACCCGGCCGTTATTGCGGGCTGTTATCGGGTTTCAGGATCGGGGGTGTCAGCATCCGATCCGCCTCATGCTCGCCCCGGGACACGTTCAGGGATGAAGGCGACGGGGGTGTTTTCGTGTGTGGAAGGTTGTCCCCCTGCTTCGAGCCAGCGGGCGGCGTGCCGGGTTTGTGCGTGTGGGTCCTGGAAGGCTGGGAGGATGGGCTTTGGTTATTCGTGCTGGACGGGGAGGTCGGGGCGGGCTGACCCCACGCCGCACCGCTACCCGCGACCAGGGCAACTGAAAGGGGGACGAACAGAAACGCACGCATGGCTGTTCTCTTTACCTGTGTTCGAACAGAGGGTCAGCCGATGTTAACTCCCCGCGGCGCGATGGGTTCACGTTTCCGACAACATTTTCGTGATTTCATGCGTCCATCGTGCGAAAACTGCGCGATATGGACAGGATATTCTCAAATAATATCCTCGCCGGAGTTGCGCGCGGCGGTGTCACATCTGACCCGTGCCGCGGAACAGCAGGAACAGCGCAACGATGATCAGGATGATCGGCAACAGGCCCAGCCCGTTGAAGCGCCCGCCCTGCCCGCCACCATACCAGCCCGAGCGAATACCGTAGCCGCCGCCCCCGATGGCGAAGATGATGAGGATGATCACGAGAAGGGTCAGCATCGGACAACTCCGCAGGAGGGAATCCCGTTAACACTTTATGGTTCGGATTGGATGCGCCGGCGGCGCCGGTTACAGCGCGTGCGCCGCCGGCGTGTCCGCGAACAGCGTGATCATGGCCGAACAGAACGCCTTCAGGTCACCGGGATTGCGTGACGTGACCAGCGTTCCGTCCGTGACGACCGTCTCGTTCACCCATTGGGCGCCCGCATTGGTCAGGTCGGTCCGCAGGGACGGCCATGACGTCATGCGGTGGCCCGCCACGCCGCCTGCGTCGATCAGCGTCCATGGTCCGTGGCATATGGCGGCCATGGGCTTGCCGGACTCCACGAATTCCCGCACGAAGCGCACGGATTCCGCATCGATGCGCAGATGATCCGGATTCGTGGTGCCCCCCGGCAGGACCAGCCCGTCGAATTCCGACGCCGCCGCCTGGGCGACCGGGCGATCGACGTCATAGTGGCCAGCCGGATTGACATCCTCCTTCATGGCCTGGATCCGTCCGGTCTTCGGCGACACCAGGACGGTACGCGCCCCCGCATCGCGCAGCGCCTCGACCGGTTGCGTCAGTTCGACTTCTTCGACGCCGTCCGTGGCCAGTACGGCAATCGTTCTGCCATCCAACATTCCCATTGTCGTGGTCCTTCCTTGATCGGTTCGGTGGGACTTTCACGCCCCGCCCGGCCTGACTGGTGTCAGCGCCTCTCTCGGGGGCCATGTTCCCTCACATCGGTGTGAGAGCGGCACCGATGAAGAGGCGAGGGCCCGCACCGTTCCGAAGAGTACCCCGCACATTCCGGGATAGTGCCGATCATCCTGGCCTGGCCGTTCCGTAGGCCGCGGATCCCCCTCGGGACCGTTCCCCTGGCTGCGCCGTCTGTAATGATGCGATCAAAGCCGGACAAGGTCCTTCTCTTCCTGTCGCTCGTCTCCGAAAAAACAAGAAAATACCGGAGGACGTCATGCTCGCAAGGCAACGCTGGCTGATCTGCAGTCTTCTTTTTGCCGCCACGACCATCAACTATGTGGATCGTCAGGTCCTGAGCCTGCTGAAGCCGCTTCTGGAGAAAACATTCGACTGGACCGAGAAGGATTACAGTTATCTGGTGATTGCCTTCCAGGCCTGCTACATGCTCGGGTTCCTGTCTTTCGGCAAACTGGTCGACAGGATCGGGACACGTCTGGGCTATGCGGTCTGCATGGTGGTGTGGAGCGTGGCCTCGATCGGGCATGCCCTGGTCGGCGGAACGGTCAGCTTCGCGGCGGTACGCGGGCTTCTGGGATTTGGTGAATCCGGAAATTTTCCCTCGGCGCTGAAGGCGATTTCGGAATGGTTTCCCGCACGCGAGCGGACCCTGGCGGTGGGTATCGTGACGGCGGGGACCAGCATCGGGGCGATCATGGCGCCGGCGACGGTGCCCTGGCTGGCGGTGACGTGGGGCTGGAAGGCGACGTTCATTATCACCGGCCTGTCCGGGTTCGTCTGGCTGGCGGTCTGGCTTTGTCTCTATCGCATTCCCGAGGAGAAGGCGTCCCTCTCGCCGGAGGAACTGCGTTATATCCGCCAGGATACGAAACCGGACGCAATGCCGGTATTCGCGGGGCGGTGGATCGACCTGCTCCGGATGAAGGTGACGTGGGCGTTCGCAATCGGAAAGTTCATGACGGACCCGATCTGGTTCTTCATCCTGTTCTGGCTGCCGTCCTATTTTTCCGACCGGTATCACCTCAACCTGCAGCATCTGGGGCTGCCGCTGATGGCCGTTTACCTGTCGACCTCGGTGGGCAGCGTCGGGGGGGGATGGCTGTCGTCCTTTCTGGTCCACAAGGGCTGGTCGGTGGCCCACGCCCGGCGGGCGGTCATGCTGCTGACGGCCCTGCTGGTCGTGCCGCTGGCATTTTCCGCGCAGGTCGGGGCGATGTGGCTGATGATCGGGCTCCTGAGCCTGGCCGCGGCGGCGCATCAGGGATGGTCGGCGAATATCTATTCCCTGCCGGCGGACCATTTCCCCAAGGAGATCATTGCCTCGGTCCAGGGCATCGGCGGCATGGCGGGGTCGATCGGCGGGATGCTGTTCCCGCTGGGGGTCGGTGTCCTGCTCGATCATTACCGGCACCTGCACAGGATCGAGGAAGGCTATGACATCCTGTTCGTCGTCTGCGGCGGTGCGTATCTGACGGCCTGGTGCATCATCCAGGTCCTGACCCGTGATCCGCCCAGGGGCCGGGTTCTGCCCGAACCCGGCAAGGGCCAGTCCCCGCCGTCCCCTTATGTCGGCGCGATCTGAATCTTGAGCACCTCCGGCCGGTCCCTGATCGTGTCGAAGGTCTGCTGGATATCGGCCAGCGGCACGACGGTGCCGATGAAGGGCGCCACGCGGAACCGGTCATGTACCAGAAGCGTCAGCGCGTCATGGACATCCTGCCCCATGCCGGCCACAGATCCGGCCATCGACGTTTCCTTCAGGATCATGTCGACGATGCCCACGGGCACGGTGGCGTCCGGCCCGGTCAGGCCGAACGCCGCCACATGGCCGCCCGGGCGGATCAGGTCGAACGCACGCGCATACAGTGCCGGCACGCCCACGCTTTCGATCACGATATCGGCGCCGCGGCCGCCGGTATGGGCGCGCACGATGTCCTGCATCCGGTCGGGATCGGTCACCACCACGTCGGCCCCGGCCTCCGCCGCCAGCCGCGCGCGCTCGGGCGACAGTTCGACGACGATGATCGGCGCGGCCCCGGCCAGCCGCATCATCTGGACGTGCAGGTTGCCGATCGGCCCGGCCCCCAGGATCACGACCGACTGCCCGAAGGTCGCGCCCGCCTTGCGCGCGGCGCGCACGACACAGGAAACGGGTTCGGTCAGGGCCAGGATTTCAGCCGCCACGCCGGCCGGCGCCGGGACGATCTGCCGCGCCGGAATCGCGACATATTCGGCGAAGGCGCCGTCACGATGGATGCCGACCTGCCACGCCGCCCGGCAATTGAGCACCTCGTTGCGCCGGCAGTAGAAGCAGTGGCCGCATCCCACATTGATGTCGGCCACGACCCGTTGTCCCGGCTCCAGGCCGGTGACGCGCTCGCCCATCCGCGCGATCGTCCCCGTGAATTCGTGACCGGGGACCAGCGGCAGCCGGTCGGCCGCGTAGTGGCCTGCGAAAATATGCAGGTCGGTGCCGCATATACCGCAGCGATCGACCTTGACCAGCACGTCGTCGGGGCCGACCGGGGGAAGCAGCACGGCCCTGACTTCGAACCTGTGGGGGGCGACCAGGACGGCCGCGCGCATCGTATCCATGATATCCTTCGTCACCTATTTGACGACGCGCATCTTCGACCGGTCGATGGTGGTCGCGATGGCGGTGATCAGCACAAGACCGAAGAAAATCTGCTGTCCCGTCGCGGGAATGTTCAGATAGAGCATGCTGGCGCGTACCACCGCCACGATCAGCGCGCCGATCAGCGTGTTCAGCACGCCGCCCACGCCCTCGGTCAGTGGCGTGCCGCCCACCAGCACGGCCACGATCGCCGGCAGCAGAAACCCCTCCGCCAGGGTCGGCGATCCGCCCGACAGCCGGACCGAGAACATCACCCCGGCGATGGCGGCGAACATGCCGGACAGCGCGAAGGCCAGGATCTTGTAGCGGCCGACGCGGATGCCCGACGCGACCGCCACCGGTTCGGCCGTGCCGATCGCCTTGAAGATACGCCCCGCCGTCATCCGCGTCTGGACGAACCAGGCGATGGCGCCAGGGACGAGGGCGACCAGCAATTCGTGCGGCACGCCCGCGCTGCGCCCCACCATCCAGCCGAAGGCATGGCGGCGCATTTCGGCATCCATGTGCAGCGCCCGCTGGCCCGAGGCGAACTGGGCCACCGACAGGGCGATGCCGCCCACCGCCAGTGTCGAAATGAAGGACGGCACCAGCGCCACGACGCTGATTCTGGCGGATATCCTGCAGCAGGCGGGCCTGCCGGCCGGGGTCTATAACGTCGTGACCGGCGCGGGCCGCGTGATCGGCCAGGCGCTGGCCGAACATCCGGATGTGGACATGCTGTCCTTCACGGGCTCGACCGCCGTCGGACGTACCTGCGTGCAGGCGTCGGCGGCCAGCAACCTGAAGAAGCTGGGGCTGGAACTGGGGGGCAAGAACCCCATCGTCGTCTTTGCCGATTCCAACCTGGACGATGCGGCGGGCGGCGCGGCCTTCGGCATCAGCTTCAACACCGGGCAGTGCTGCGTCTCCTCCAGTCGCCTGATCGTCGAACGGTCGGTCGCCCCGGAATTCGAACGCATCCTGGCCCGGAAGATGGCGCAGATCCGGGTCGGCGACCCGCTCGATCCGCGCACGCAGGTCGGTGCCATCACGACCGCCGCGCAGAACGATACCATCCTGGGCTATATCGAAAAAGGCAAGCAGGAAGGGGCGAAGATCGTGTACGGCGGGGGGCCGCTCGATCTGGGACGCGGGCAGTTCATCCAGCCGACGCTGTTCTCGGGCGTCGCGCCGTCCATGTCGATCGCCCGCGATGAAATTTTCGGGCCCGTCCTGTCATCCTTCCATTTCGACACCATCGAGGAAGCTATCACGCTGGCCAACGACACGGTCTACGGGCTGGCCGCCTCGGTCTGGACCAGCAACCTGAACAAGGCCCTGACGGTCACGCGCCGCGTGCGGGCCGGCCGGTTCTGGGTCAACACCATCATGGCGGGCGGCCCGGAAACGCCGGCCGGCGGCTTCAAGCAGTCGGGCTGGGGGCGCGAGACCGGCGTCCTGGGGGTCGAGGAATATACGCAGGTCAAGGCCGTCCACGTGGATATCGGCCCGCGCGCGCACTGGATCGAATCATGACCGAAAGCTGTGACTATCTCGTCATCGGCGGGGGGTCGGCGGGCTGCGTCATGGCGGCGCTGCTGTCGGAAAATCCGGCGGCGCGCGTATGCATGATCGAGGCCGGCGGCCCCGATACCAATCCCCTGATCCACATCCCGATCGGCTTCGCCAAGATGACGACGGGACCGCTGACCTGGGGGCTGGCCACTGCGCCGCAGAAGCACGCCAACAATCGTGAAATCCCTTATGTGCAGGCCAAGGTCCTGGGCGGTGGGTCCTCGATCAATGCCGAAGTCTTCACGCGCGGCGTTCCGTCGGATTATGACCGCTGGGTGGAGGAAGGCGCCGAGGGCTGGGCCTTCAAGGACATCCAGAAATACCTGATCCGGTCCGAGGGCAATACGGCGCTGTCGGGCGAATGGCATGGCACGAACGGCCCGCTGGGCGTGTCCAACCCGACCTCGCCCAATCCGCTCAGCCTCGCCTTCGTGCAGAGCTGCCAGGAATACGGCATTCCGTACAATCCCGACTTCAACGGCCCCAGGCAGGAAGGGGCCGGATTCTACCAGTTGACGGTCCGCAACAGCCGGCGCTGCTCGGCGGCGGTCGGCTATCTGCGTCCGGCGCGCAAGCGCGCCAACCTGCATGTCATCACCAGGGCGCAGGTCCTGCGCATCGCCTTCGAGGGCAAGCGCGCGAAGGGCGTCGTCTATGCGGTGGATGGCCAGGTCCGGGAAGTGCGGGCGGAACAGGAAGTCATCGTCACCTCCGGCGCCATCGGCACGCCGAAACTGCTGATGCTGTCGGGCATCGGGCCGGCCGCGCACCTGCAGGCCCATGACGTTCCGGTGGTGCATGACCTGCCGGGCGTCGGCCAGAACCTGCAGGACCATTTCGGCGTGGATATCGTCGCCGAACTGAAAGATCACGAAAGCTACAACCGGTACAACAAATATCACTGGGCGGCGTGGGCCGGCCTGCAATACGCGCTGTTCCGCTCGGGTCCGCTGGCGTCCAACGTCGTGGAAGGCGGCGCGTTCTGGTATGCGGACCGCAACGCGCGCACGCCCGACCTGCAATTCCACTTCCTGGCCGGCGCGGGGGCGGAAGCCGGGGTGGTCTCGGTGCCGAAGGGCGCGTCCGGCATTACCCTCAACAGCTACACGCTGCGCCCGAAATCGCGTGGCACGGTCACGCTGCGGTCGTCCGACCCCCGGGACAACCCGATCGTCGATCCGAACTTCCTGGCCGACCCCGACGACCTGCGCATCTCGGCCGAAGGCGTGAAGATCAGCGTGGAGATGTTCCGCCAACCGTCGCTGCAGAAATACATCAAGTCGATCAACCTGTTCGACGAGATCCGGCCGACGGCCCGCACCTACGAGGACTACACCCGGCAGAACGGCCGGACATCCTATCACCCCACCTGCACCTGCAAGATGGGCAAGGACCCGATGGCGGTGGTCGATTCGCAGCTTCGCATCCACGGGCTGGACGGCATCCGCATCTGCGACAGCTCGGTCATGCCGTCGCTGATCGGATCGAATACCAACGCGCCGACGATCATGATCGCCGAGCGCGCCGCCGACCTGATCCGGGGCAATGCCTAGGCTCGGTCGGGTCCGGTAAAGTATCTAACCAGATAGTTTTCAAGAGAGACGCACCATGTCGAAAGTCAAGCAGGCCGCGGACGTCGCAACGCTGATCAGGGACGGCGCCGTGATCGCGGTCAATTCGTCCAGCGGGCTCTGCTGCCCGGATGCGGTGCTGGCCGCGATCGGCGCGCAGTACCGCGATCATGGCACGCCCCGGAACGTCACCATGATCCATCCCATCGCGGCGGGCGACATGTTCGGCACCAAGGGCGTCGATCACCTGGCCCAGCCCGGCCTGATCGCGACCATCATCGGCGGGTCCTATCCGTCCGGTCCGTCCAGCGCGGAACCGCCGGTGATCCGCCAGATGATCGCCCGCAACGAGGTCGCGGCCTATAACGTGCCCAGCGGCATCATCTTCGACCTGCTGCGCGAGGGCGCGGCCAGGCGTCCCGGCGTGATGACGCAGGTCGGCATGGATACGTTCGTCGATCCGGACCAGGAGGGCTGCGCGATGAACGACGCGGCGCGCGAGAAGCCGATCGTGCGCCGTATTGCCTTCGAAGGCGAGGACTGGCTGTATTTCCAGGCCATCCATCCCGACGTCGCGGTGATCCGTGCCAGCACCGCCGACGAACGCGGCAACCTGACCTTTGAAAACGAGGGCGCCTATCTGGGTGCGATGGAACTGGCCCTTGCGGCGCACAACAATGGCGGCATGGTGATCGCGCAGGTCAAGCGCGTGGCCCAGTCCGGCACGCTCAAGCCGCACGACGTGCGTGTGCCCGGCATCCTGGTCGATTACGTGATCGAGGCGCCGGACCAGTTGCAGACCACGGCCACCCCGTACGATCCGGCGATTTCCGGCGAAATCTTCCGCCCGCTCGACAGTTTCGAACTGCCGCCCTTCGACGTCGCGAAGGTCATGGCGCGCCGCGTCGCCTGCGAACTGCAAACCGGGTGGGCGGTGAATATCGGCTTCGGCATCTGCGCCGTCGTTCCGCGCGTGCTGCTGGAACAGGGCCGCCACGGCGACGTGACATGGGTCATCGAACAGGGCGCCGTGGGCGGCGTGCCCCTGCTGGACTTCAAGTTCGGATGCTCGTCCAATGCCGAGGCCTTCGTCGCCTCGCCGCACCAGTTCACCTATTTCCAGGCCGGGGGGTTCGATGTCTCGCTGCTGTCCTTCCTGCAGATCGATCGCCATGGCTCGGTCAATGTCTCGAAACTCTCGGCCCGGCCGCACGTGACGGCGGGGTCGGGCGGCTTCGTCGACATCACCTCGCGCGCACGCCGCATCATCTTCACCGGCTATTTCAACGCCGGGGCCAGACTGAGTATCGCCGACGGCAAGGTCTCCATCGACCGCGA
This genomic stretch from Gluconacetobacter diazotrophicus PA1 5 harbors:
- a CDS encoding type 1 glutamine amidotransferase domain-containing protein, with protein sequence MGMLDGRTIAVLATDGVEEVELTQPVEALRDAGARTVLVSPKTGRIQAMKEDVNPAGHYDVDRPVAQAAASEFDGLVLPGGTTNPDHLRIDAESVRFVREFVESGKPMAAICHGPWTLIDAGGVAGHRMTSWPSLRTDLTNAGAQWVNETVVTDGTLVTSRNPGDLKAFCSAMITLFADTPAAHAL
- a CDS encoding MFS transporter, encoding MLARQRWLICSLLFAATTINYVDRQVLSLLKPLLEKTFDWTEKDYSYLVIAFQACYMLGFLSFGKLVDRIGTRLGYAVCMVVWSVASIGHALVGGTVSFAAVRGLLGFGESGNFPSALKAISEWFPARERTLAVGIVTAGTSIGAIMAPATVPWLAVTWGWKATFIITGLSGFVWLAVWLCLYRIPEEKASLSPEELRYIRQDTKPDAMPVFAGRWIDLLRMKVTWAFAIGKFMTDPIWFFILFWLPSYFSDRYHLNLQHLGLPLMAVYLSTSVGSVGGGWLSSFLVHKGWSVAHARRAVMLLTALLVVPLAFSAQVGAMWLMIGLLSLAAAAHQGWSANIYSLPADHFPKEIIASVQGIGGMAGSIGGMLFPLGVGVLLDHYRHLHRIEEGYDILFVVCGGAYLTAWCIIQVLTRDPPRGRVLPEPGKGQSPPSPYVGAI
- a CDS encoding zinc-dependent alcohol dehydrogenase, translating into MDTMRAAVLVAPHRFEVRAVLLPPVGPDDVLVKVDRCGICGTDLHIFAGHYAADRLPLVPGHEFTGTIARMGERVTGLEPGQRVVADINVGCGHCFYCRRNEVLNCRAAWQVGIHRDGAFAEYVAIPARQIVPAPAGVAAEILALTEPVSCVVRAARKAGATFGQSVVILGAGPIGNLHVQMMRLAGAAPIIVVELSPERARLAAEAGADVVVTDPDRMQDIVRAHTGGRGADIVIESVGVPALYARAFDLIRPGGHVAAFGLTGPDATVPVGIVDMILKETSMAGSVAGMGQDVHDALTLLVHDRFRVAPFIGTVVPLADIQQTFDTIRDRPEVLKIQIAPT
- a CDS encoding ABC transporter permease — encoded protein: MALVPSFISTLAVGGIALSVAQFASGQRALHMDAEMRRHAFGWMVGRSAGVPHELLVALVPGAIAWFVQTRMTAGRIFKAIGTAEPVAVASGIRVGRYKILAFALSGMFAAIAGVMFSVRLSGGSPTLAEGFLLPAIVAVLVGGTPLTEGVGGVLNTLIGALIVAVVRASMLYLNIPATGQQIFFGLVLITAIATTIDRSKMRVVK
- a CDS encoding aldehyde dehydrogenase family protein, which translates into the protein MPPTASVEMKDGTSATTLILADILQQAGLPAGVYNVVTGAGRVIGQALAEHPDVDMLSFTGSTAVGRTCVQASAASNLKKLGLELGGKNPIVVFADSNLDDAAGGAAFGISFNTGQCCVSSSRLIVERSVAPEFERILARKMAQIRVGDPLDPRTQVGAITTAAQNDTILGYIEKGKQEGAKIVYGGGPLDLGRGQFIQPTLFSGVAPSMSIARDEIFGPVLSSFHFDTIEEAITLANDTVYGLAASVWTSNLNKALTVTRRVRAGRFWVNTIMAGGPETPAGGFKQSGWGRETGVLGVEEYTQVKAVHVDIGPRAHWIES
- a CDS encoding GMC family oxidoreductase, whose translation is MTESCDYLVIGGGSAGCVMAALLSENPAARVCMIEAGGPDTNPLIHIPIGFAKMTTGPLTWGLATAPQKHANNREIPYVQAKVLGGGSSINAEVFTRGVPSDYDRWVEEGAEGWAFKDIQKYLIRSEGNTALSGEWHGTNGPLGVSNPTSPNPLSLAFVQSCQEYGIPYNPDFNGPRQEGAGFYQLTVRNSRRCSAAVGYLRPARKRANLHVITRAQVLRIAFEGKRAKGVVYAVDGQVREVRAEQEVIVTSGAIGTPKLLMLSGIGPAAHLQAHDVPVVHDLPGVGQNLQDHFGVDIVAELKDHESYNRYNKYHWAAWAGLQYALFRSGPLASNVVEGGAFWYADRNARTPDLQFHFLAGAGAEAGVVSVPKGASGITLNSYTLRPKSRGTVTLRSSDPRDNPIVDPNFLADPDDLRISAEGVKISVEMFRQPSLQKYIKSINLFDEIRPTARTYEDYTRQNGRTSYHPTCTCKMGKDPMAVVDSQLRIHGLDGIRICDSSVMPSLIGSNTNAPTIMIAERAADLIRGNA
- a CDS encoding acyl CoA:acetate/3-ketoacid CoA transferase; the encoded protein is MSKVKQAADVATLIRDGAVIAVNSSSGLCCPDAVLAAIGAQYRDHGTPRNVTMIHPIAAGDMFGTKGVDHLAQPGLIATIIGGSYPSGPSSAEPPVIRQMIARNEVAAYNVPSGIIFDLLREGAARRPGVMTQVGMDTFVDPDQEGCAMNDAAREKPIVRRIAFEGEDWLYFQAIHPDVAVIRASTADERGNLTFENEGAYLGAMELALAAHNNGGMVIAQVKRVAQSGTLKPHDVRVPGILVDYVIEAPDQLQTTATPYDPAISGEIFRPLDSFELPPFDVAKVMARRVACELQTGWAVNIGFGICAVVPRVLLEQGRHGDVTWVIEQGAVGGVPLLDFKFGCSSNAEAFVASPHQFTYFQAGGFDVSLLSFLQIDRHGSVNVSKLSARPHVTAGSGGFVDITSRARRIIFTGYFNAGARLSIADGKVSIDREGKIAKIVEKLEQVSFSGKRAIAQGQEVMYVTERCVMKLTPDGLMVTEIAPGIDLQTQILDQAEIPLLVAPDLRVMDAALFRPDGKAPVSEPAKQAAA